CCGGCGATATGACCGATGATCCGGTGGCCCTGCGCGGCGAGGTGATCGACCGCCAACTGCATGCCCTTGTCGTCGTTGGAGACCACCGACGAGACCCGGCTGCGGATCTCGAAGCGGTTGACCAGCACCGCCGGCATGCCGTTACGGATGCAATGCCCCAGCACCTCGTCTTCCGACGACACGGTTGCTAGGATGAGACCCTCGACGCGCTGCACCAGCAGGCTGTCGATCATTTCGATCTGCCGCGAGGCGTCGTTGCCGGCGTCGATCACGACGGGTGCATAGCCTTCGGTGGCCAGCGCCTCCGCGATGCCGCCGAGGATCGGCGCGAACACGGGATTGGAGATGTCGGGCAGCAGCACGCCGATCAGGCGGGAGCGGCCGGTCTTGAGCGTGGTGGCGACCCGGTTCGGCCGGTAGTCCATCGCCTTGGCAAGCTCGGCGACCCGCTCGGCGACCTCGTCGGCGACAAGGTGACGCTTCTGCGGGTCGAGCGCACGCGACACCGTCGATGGGTGCACGCCCGCCCGCCGCGCGATCTCTTTCAGGGTGGCCGGTGCCCTCGGCTTTCCCGTCCTCACCGGCCGGCGGTCCGCTTCATCATTGGCCATGCATCGACACGTCAGAGTTGCAATCGTTTGCAGTGTGACCCGTTGTAGCACATGAAACGGCTGCAAACGCAACCGGTATCAACGATGGTCAAGGATGCAAGGTCCTGGCGCCGACCGCCGCGGATCGCAGCGCAACTCGCCGCTATGCCCCCGATCGTGGCAAAACGCCCCCAGCCGGGGAGGGCTGGGGGCGTTGTGTTGAGCGCGACCGGATCAGGCCGCTTCGCGCTGTTCGGCCTCGATGTTGACGACCGAGGTCGCAAGCCTGGTCAGGGTCTGGTCGGTCGCTTCCTCCTCGTCCAGCGTCGCCTGCAGCAGTTCTGCTGCCTCTGGCAGGCCAAGCTCCTCGGCCCAGGTGCGAAGCGTTCCATAGCGTGCGATCTCGTAGTGCTCGACGGCTTGGGCGGCGGCCAGCAATCCAGCGTCCAGCGCGGGCGCGCCCTTGAACTCCTTCATGATCTCCGCGCCTTCATCGGTAATGCCGTTGATGGCTTCGCAGGATTTGCCGCGCGCCGGCTTGCCCAGCATGCGGAATACCCGGTCCAGCCGCTTCACCTGGCCGTGGGTCTCCTTCAGGTGCTTGTTGAACGCGGCTGCCAACTCGCGGGACTGCGCGGCCTTGGCCATCTTCGGAAGGGTCTTGATGATCTTGTTCTCGGCGAAATAGATGTCCTTCAGCGTCTCGTGAAACAGATCGCTCAGGTTCTTCTGCTGCGCTCGATTGCGTCGCGCCGTCGTTCGGCTTTTCTTTGCTCGTTTGGCCATGGGACCTCCTGGTTGCGGGCGGGAAGAGACGTCCCTTCCTCGCAGGTCAACCAGTCGTGAGGATGAAGGTTCCGAGCGAGCGCAACCAGGCTCTCTCACGCGGTCTTCGGCGATTGGCGAAGCCCGTCGCCCTTGATGCGTCGCTTGGCGAGCCCCGCAAGAAGATAGGTGATCACATAGACGATCACCCGGTAGATGATCGGCGATCCCGGCGGGATGCAGATGAACGACAGCCCGCTCAGGCCACGCAGCCCAAGCTCGTGCGCGATCCGGATGACCTCGTAGTCGCTCATGCCGATCGGTTCGGCGAGCTCGCCGAGGATGTCGCCGCCGGTCGGGCCGGCGCCGCCCAGCACGTCCATGTCGAAATGCGCGTAGAGGTCGCTGGTGCCGTCATAGGCGCGGTCGAGCAGCTTGCAGAGGCCCTCGATGCCGAGTTCGGACCGCACCTTCCACATCGGCACGAAATGCGCGCCTTCCCTCACGAAGCGCCGCACCACGTTCTTGTCCTCGAGCATGCCGCGCTCGCCGATCTCGACGAGATGGGGGATGCTGAGGTTGGAATGCCACTCATAGAGCTTGTGCTTCCAGCTTGCCGCGCCCGCAATCAGAGGGTCCATGGAGGCGCGGTCGAGCGGGGCGGCGTCCCAATGGGTGTCGAGGCTGACCACGCCGACCTTGCCGGCGGCGCGCTCGGCGATCGCCTTGGCGATGGCATAGGAGCCGCAGGGCGAATTCTGGCCGATCACGATCGGGACGGCGCCGGCATCGAGCACTTCGCCGACCTTCTTCTCCACGGCCGCCTGCGCAGCCAGGATGTTGGCGGGCGTTGCCACAATGCTCGCCTCGGCCGGGATGTCGGCGTCGCCATAGTCGACGATCTTGAGGACCTCGGTCAGGTCGATGTCGAAGTCCTGTACATAGGTACCGTAGCGGATCGACTGTTGCCGGACGCGCTTCGGCCCCGCCAGCCATTGCGACTTGTCGACGCCGGCATATTGGGTTCCCCAGCCGGCGGCGAAAGGCGCGCCGATGATCGCGACATCGACACCCTTGAGGTCGGCGGGTGAATGTGCCTGCGGCACGCCGAGGAAGGTCGGCATGTCCTCGGCCAGCCGCGGGTAGAATTTGTGGCGCACGAAATGCGAGTTGCGGAATTCGTCCCATTCGGGATAGCCGGACATTTTATTTCTCCGTGATTGCGGCGCCTTTGCCGAGTTCTTCCACCCGGTGGCACGCGACCTCGACGTCGCCGATCCGTCGCGGCAACGGCACGGCGCTGCGGCAGGTTGCGACGGTGTGGATGCAGCGCGGCGCAAAATTGCACTGCGGACCGTCACCGACCACGCCGGCTGCGTTCATCAGCTGCGCCGGCAGCTCGGCAGGCGGGACCCGCGCATCGGGCACCGGCACGGCCGCCATCAGCTGCTGGGTGTAGGGGTGTCGCGGATGGTCGAGGATCGGAACCGCGGGGCCGAACTCCGCGACCTTGCCGCGGTAGAGGATCATCAGGTCGTCGCAGATCTGGCCGATCAGCGAAAGGTCGTGGGTGATGAAGACCAGCGCCATGCCGAGCCGCTCGATCAGCGAGCGCAACAGCCGCAGGATGCCGGCCCGCACGGACACGTCGAGCATGGACACCGGCTCGTCGGCGACCAGCACCGACGGGCCGAGCACGATAGCGCGCGCAATGGCGACGCGCTGGCGCTGGCCGCCGGAGAGCTCATGCGGGTATTTGTCAAGAAAGGCCGCGCCCGGTCGCAGCTCGGAGCGCTCCAGCGCCTCGATCACGCGCTGCGTGCGTTCGTGTCGCGGATGACGGTGGATGATCAGCGGTTCCTCGACCGTCTGGCGGATGGTGAAGCGGGGGTTCAGCGAGGCGTAGGGGTCCTGGAACACCATCTGCACCTGGCCGTGGAAGGCGCGCTTGTCGGTGCGGGAGAAGCCCGCGAGGTCGCGGCCTTCGAACAGCATCCGCCCCGAGGTCGGCGCCTCCAGTCCGACCAGCACATTGGCGAGCGTCGACTTGCCGCTGCCGCTTTCGCCGACCAGGCCCAAAACCCGGCCGCGCGCGAGGCGGAACGAGATGTCGTCGAGCGCGCGCACCTGGCTCGAGGCCTTCGCGCCGGGAATCAATTCGCCCATGCCGCGATGGCTGCGGTAGGTCTTGCAGACCTGCGCGAATTCGATCACCGGCATGCCGTTCGCCTCGCTCATTCCGGTCGTGCCCAGGTAGCGGGGTTGGCGGCGCGGACGCGAAACTCGGCGGCCTGTTCCGCGAAGTGGCATGCGACCTGGCGACCGGCGATCGGCCGCAACGGCGGCGCCTCATTCCGGCATCGATCCTGCGCGAACGGGCAGCGGGCTGCGAACAGGCAGGCATCGATGGGCCGATCGAGCGCGGGCGGGGCGCCTGGAATGTTGATCAGCGCGCGCCTGGAATCGCGCATGTCCGGAAAGGCCTGCTTGAGGCCGATGGTGTAGGGGTGCAGCGGCTCCTCGAGCACGTCGACGGTGGATCCCTTTTCGACGATGCGGCCGCCATACATCACCGCGACGCTGCTGCAGAGCTCGGCGATCACGGCGATGTCGTGGCTGATGAAGATCACGCCGGTGCCGTGCTGGATACGGATGCGCCGCAACAGATCGAGCACCTGGCGCTGCACGATGACGTCGAGGCCGGTGGTCGGCTCGTCTGCGATCAATAGCGGCGGCTCGAACAGGAGCGACAGCGCGATGATGACGCGCTGGCGCATGCCGCCGCTCAATTCGTGCGGAAAGCTTTTCAGCCAGCGGGCGTCGAGACCGACGTCGCGCATCAGCGCTTCCGCGCGCGCGGTGACATCCTTCTCGCCATGGGCCCGGCCGGTTTCCGCGAACTGGTCGAGAATGCGCGCCACCGGATTGAGCGAATCCATCGCGCTCTGCGTGACGTAGGCCATCTCGGTCCAGCGCAATTGCCGAAGCTGTTCGGCATTCGCCTTGAACAGCTCGGTGCCGTCGAGCACGACGGCGCCGCCGGTCACCCGCGCATTGCGCGGCAACAGCGCCAGGATCGCTTTCGCAAGCGTGCTCTTGCCGCATCCGGATTCGCCGACCACGCCGAGCGCTTCACCTGCGC
This genomic interval from Bradyrhizobium sp. NP1 contains the following:
- a CDS encoding LacI family DNA-binding transcriptional regulator, which produces MANDEADRRPVRTGKPRAPATLKEIARRAGVHPSTVSRALDPQKRHLVADEVAERVAELAKAMDYRPNRVATTLKTGRSRLIGVLLPDISNPVFAPILGGIAEALATEGYAPVVIDAGNDASRQIEMIDSLLVQRVEGLILATVSSEDEVLGHCIRNGMPAVLVNRFEIRSRVSSVVSNDDKGMQLAVDHLAAQGHRIIGHIAGPRHTSTGMLRREGFAKAMARHRLKTHVEEAERYTRECGLPPAQKLIGRVKGLTAIVAANDLLALGAIDAVHRLGLRCPDDISIVGHNDMPLVDLISPPLTTVRIEHRAMGRMAAELMLKELAATAPASVRMVLEPALIVRQSTKAPAADARPAAQPGSRQTAR
- a CDS encoding DUF892 family protein; amino-acid sequence: MAKRAKKSRTTARRNRAQQKNLSDLFHETLKDIYFAENKIIKTLPKMAKAAQSRELAAAFNKHLKETHGQVKRLDRVFRMLGKPARGKSCEAINGITDEGAEIMKEFKGAPALDAGLLAAAQAVEHYEIARYGTLRTWAEELGLPEAAELLQATLDEEEATDQTLTRLATSVVNIEAEQREAA
- a CDS encoding arginase family protein yields the protein MSGYPEWDEFRNSHFVRHKFYPRLAEDMPTFLGVPQAHSPADLKGVDVAIIGAPFAAGWGTQYAGVDKSQWLAGPKRVRQQSIRYGTYVQDFDIDLTEVLKIVDYGDADIPAEASIVATPANILAAQAAVEKKVGEVLDAGAVPIVIGQNSPCGSYAIAKAIAERAAGKVGVVSLDTHWDAAPLDRASMDPLIAGAASWKHKLYEWHSNLSIPHLVEIGERGMLEDKNVVRRFVREGAHFVPMWKVRSELGIEGLCKLLDRAYDGTSDLYAHFDMDVLGGAGPTGGDILGELAEPIGMSDYEVIRIAHELGLRGLSGLSFICIPPGSPIIYRVIVYVITYLLAGLAKRRIKGDGLRQSPKTA
- a CDS encoding oligopeptide/dipeptide ABC transporter ATP-binding protein, producing the protein MSEANGMPVIEFAQVCKTYRSHRGMGELIPGAKASSQVRALDDISFRLARGRVLGLVGESGSGKSTLANVLVGLEAPTSGRMLFEGRDLAGFSRTDKRAFHGQVQMVFQDPYASLNPRFTIRQTVEEPLIIHRHPRHERTQRVIEALERSELRPGAAFLDKYPHELSGGQRQRVAIARAIVLGPSVLVADEPVSMLDVSVRAGILRLLRSLIERLGMALVFITHDLSLIGQICDDLMILYRGKVAEFGPAVPILDHPRHPYTQQLMAAVPVPDARVPPAELPAQLMNAAGVVGDGPQCNFAPRCIHTVATCRSAVPLPRRIGDVEVACHRVEELGKGAAITEK
- a CDS encoding ABC transporter ATP-binding protein, whose protein sequence is MSLLDVRDLTVTYRAGNMSVQALSEVSFSLGAGEALGVVGESGCGKSTLAKAILALLPRNARVTGGAVVLDGTELFKANAEQLRQLRWTEMAYVTQSAMDSLNPVARILDQFAETGRAHGEKDVTARAEALMRDVGLDARWLKSFPHELSGGMRQRVIIALSLLFEPPLLIADEPTTGLDVIVQRQVLDLLRRIRIQHGTGVIFISHDIAVIAELCSSVAVMYGGRIVEKGSTVDVLEEPLHPYTIGLKQAFPDMRDSRRALINIPGAPPALDRPIDACLFAARCPFAQDRCRNEAPPLRPIAGRQVACHFAEQAAEFRVRAANPATWARPE